Proteins from a genomic interval of Ptychodera flava strain L36383 chromosome 7, AS_Pfla_20210202, whole genome shotgun sequence:
- the LOC139136289 gene encoding sulfotransferase 1E1-like: MVDAETIANAGFKLSVDKIKNFEVRPDDIFLLTFPKSGTTWMKEILPLVMNGGDIDAITGTSRDVLVPYLEFQLSADDDPIMREVQKQMLIPDGFALDQLQSPRLLVSHLRSEFLPRAIEEKRVKVIYVARNPKDIAISSHYFVKAVQLCGIVDSNEPSQAKAYQDFSEFFPEFLVMKGIAQIVHYHGTRWHEHVLPWWERRHDRNVLFLKYEDMIQDLKACVRQIAKFMDVRLTDGAVDKIRDHCSFQSMKNNKMALKNTYCTNVLGVKAEEGSPFVRVGGVGLWKNTLTVAQNETFNEIYQEWIKGSDLEMTFEL; this comes from the coding sequence ATGGTTGACGCTGAGACAATAGCGAACGCCGGATTCAAACTTTCTGTCGACAAGATCAAGAACTTTGAAGTTCGGCCAGACGACATATTTCTCCTTACGTTTCCAAAATCGGGGACAACGTGGATGAAAGAAATTCTACCGCTAGTCATGAATGGTGGAGACATAGACGCCATTACAGGTACTTCCCGTGACGTTCTAGTACCATACCTAGAGTTCCAGCTTTCAGCCGACGACGACCCCATAATGCGGGAAGTCCAAAAACAGATGCTCATACCGGATGGATTTGCACTCGACCAGCTACAGTCGCCAAGATTGCTCGTAAGCCACCTGAGGTCAGAGTTTCTTCCAAGGGCCATCGAGGAGAAAAGGGTAAAGGTTATTTACGTAGCCCGTAACCCTAAAGACATAGCGATTTCATCTCATTACTTCGTGAAGGCTGTGCAATTATGCGGAATTGTAGACTCCAATGAGCCTTCACAAGCCAAAGCCTACCAAGATTTCAGCGAGTTCTTTCCTGAGTTTCTGGTAATGAAGGGGATAGCTCAAATAGTTCACTATCACGGCACAAGGTGGCACGAACATGTCCTTCCATGGTGGGAAAGAAGGCACGACCGCAACGTCCTGTTCTTGAAATATGAAGATATGATCCAGGACCTAAAAGCCTGTGTTCGCCAGATTGCTAAATTCATGGACGTCCGTCTTACTGACGGAGCTGTGGACAAGATAAGAGACCACTGCAGctttcagagcatgaagaacaACAAGATGGCCCTCAAAAACACCTACTGCACCAATGTTCTAGGTGTGAAGGCCGAAGAGGGGTCACCCTTCGTCAGAGTAGGAGGTGTCGGCCTCTGGAAGAACACTTTAACCGTGGCACAAAACGAAACATTCAATGAAATTTACCAAGAATGGATCAAAGGTAGCGACCTAGAAATGACATTTGAATTGTAA
- the LOC139136133 gene encoding sulfotransferase 1E1-like, with the protein MVDAVTIANTGFKLSVDKIKNFKVRPDDIFLLTFPKSGTTWMKEILPLVMNGGDIDAITGTPRDVLVPYLEFQLSADDDPVMRGIQKQMLIPDGFALDQLQSPRLLSSHLRSEFLPRDIDDKRVKVIYLSRNPKDVAISSYYFLKAMQSSGIVASNESSQAKAKAYQFNEFFPEFLEMKGRTHKVHHDGTKWHEHVLPWWEKRYDRNVLFLKYEDMIRDLKSCVRQIANFLNVPLSDRALDKISDHCSFQSMKNNQMALRSNYCTNVLGVKAEEGSPFVRIGGVGGWKNTFTVAQNEMFDEIYQEWIRGSDIEMTFGL; encoded by the coding sequence ATGGTTGACGCTGTTACAATAGCGAACACCGGATTCAAACTGTCTGTCGACAAGATCAAGAACTTTAAAGTTCGGCCAGATGACATATTTCTCCTTACGTTTCCAAAATCGGGGACAACGTGGATGAAAGAAATTCTACCGCTAGTCATGAATGGTGGAGACATAGACGCCATTACAGGCACTCCCCGTGACGTTCTAGTACCATACCTGGAGTTCCAGCTTTCAGCCGACGATGACCCTGTTATGCGAGGGATCCAAAAACAGATGCTCATACCGGATGGATTTGCACTCGACCAGCTACAGTCGCCAAGATTGCTCAGCAGCCACCTGAGGTCGGAGTTCCTTCCAAGGGATATCGACGACAAAAGGGTCAAGGTAATCTACTTATCGCGTAACCCCAAAGACGTAGCGATTTCATCTTATTACTTCTTGAAGGCTATGCAATCAAGCGGAATTGTAGCCTCTAATGAGTCTTCACAAGCCAAAGCCAAAGCCTACCAATTCAATGAGTTCTTTCCTGAGTTTTTGGAAATGAAGGGGAGAACTCATAAAGTTCACCATGACGGCACAAAGTGGCACGAACACGTCCTTCCCTGGTGGGAAAAAAGGTACGATCGTAACGTCCTGTTCTTGAAATATGAAGACATGATCCGGGACTTAAAATCCTGTGTTCGCCAGATTGCTAACTTCTTGAACGTCCCTCTGTCCGACAGAGCTTTGGACAAGATCAGCGACCACTGCAGctttcagagcatgaagaacaACCAGATGGCCCTCAGAAGCAACTACTGCACCAATGTTCTTGGTGTGAAGGCCGAAGAGGGGTCACCCTTTGTCAGAATAGGAGGTGTCGGCGGCTGGAAGAACACTTTCACCGTGGCACAAAACgaaatgtttgatgaaatttaccaagAGTGGATCAGAGGTAGCGACATAGAAATGACATTTGGATTGTAA
- the LOC139136290 gene encoding sulfotransferase 1E1-like — protein sequence MVDAVTIANAGYKLSVDKIKNFKVRPDDIFLLTFPKSGTTWMKEILPLVMNGGDVDAIAGTPRDVLVPYLEFQLSADDEPVLRGAVKQMLIPDGFALDQLRSPRLLCSHLRSEFLPKAIEEKTVKVIY from the coding sequence ATGGTCGACGCTGTTACAATAGCGAACGCCGGATACAAACTTTCTGTCGACAAGATCAAGAACTTTAAAGTTCGGCCAGACGACATATTTCTCCTTACGTTTCCAAAATCGGGGACAACGTGGATGAAAGAAATTCTACCGCTAGTCATGAATGGTGGAGACGTAGACGCCATTGCAGGCACTCCGCGTGACGTTCTAGTACCATACCTCGAGTTCCAGCTTTCAGCCGACGACGAACCCGTATTGCGAGGGGCCGTAAAACAGATGCTCATACCGGATGGATTTGCACTCGACCAGCTACGGTCACCAAGGTTGCTCTGCAGCCATCTGAGGTCAGAGTTCCTTCCAAAGGCTATCGAGGAGAAAACGGTAAAAGTCATCTATTAG